The nucleotide sequence TGTCTACGTCCAGGGCGAAGGTGGAGAGATGGTCGTCCTCGGTGTCTATGAAGGGGTTGACGCCGTAGTTCTCGAAGAAGGTATCGGCATAGGGCTGGTCGTTGGGCGGAACCAGGGCTCGGGGCGGGCCGCCCTCCGACACCGGCAGTGGCGCTACGGGGTAGCTCTCGCCCTGCGACCTCTGCATCACCCCGCCTGGAACGCTGGCACAGGCCAAGAGCAGGAACGACAGCATGGCGATCAGCAGAACGGCCGTCTTGCGGGACGCTAAGGTCATGGTGTGCCTCCCTTCATCGAATTCCATGACGACCCCGAACCGCGGCGACTGGGCAGCCATTCCGTCTCACCAGTCCTCCGTAGCAGTCGGCGGGTCATGACCACCTTACGCACGTAAGACGCAGCGATCGTCTCAGGCGTTCCGCCCTGGGCAGCAGTCCGCCTGCCAGAAAGGCTCGCCCGCCGTACCCTAGCGCCGCACTTCACAAACACAGCCGGGTACATGTCGGTTCTGGTTGCGACGCGAGACATCTACTCCCGGAGGTCGTTGATGAGACGAGCGAACATCGGCCTGGGCTGGGTTCTCCTCACCTCTCTACTCCTCACCGTCGGTGCACCCATCGAAGCTCAGGGCGATCGTGACACCTGGAGCCTACCTGAGGACTTCTCCTCCGTCCAGGGCCAGAACCAGTGGTACCATTACCGGGAGTACGCCGGCTCCTTCCTACCGCTGGTCTGGGACCCCTACGTGAATCCCCTGGGCTACGTGGGCAACTGCTGGAGCCCCCAGGCGGGCGGGAGCGACAGCCCGCGCTACCTCTATATCCAGGGCAAGGACGGTGCCGTGGTGGTGCAGCCAGGAGAGCACGCCAACGTTGCCATCGGCTGGCAGGCCCCGCGCGCCGGCGCCGTCAACATCACCGCTACCATGACGGCAGTCTCCACCAGAACCGAGTACCCATCATGGTGCGCCGGCTGCAACGATGGCATAGATCTCTACATCCGTCACAACGCGGCTACGGTGGCGGGGCCGGCATTCGTCCTTCATGGCTCAGCTGAGTTCCAGAGCAACACCCTCTCCGCCACCGTCAACGTGGCTGTGGGCGACTTCGTCTACTCCTATGTGGACCGGCTCAAATGGCAGGACGAAGACCTCGCCTACGCCAACTTCACCATCTCCTACGGGGAGATCGAGGGTGTCTGGCAGCCCTTCCAAGCGGCGGAACACGTGAGCAACCGCCTCTACGACCTAGCGGTCGTCTCTTCTACCCAAGCCTGGGCCGTGGGTAGCGGCGGTACCATCCTCCATTACCAGGTAGGCATGGGGCACAACATCGGGACCTGGACCCGAGTGGCCAGCCCCACCGTCTATGATCTCCACGCTGTCGACATGCTCTCCGCCAACGAAGGCTGGGCGGTGGGCCAGGAAGGCCAGATACTGCACTACGCCAACGGTGCCTGGAGCGTAGCGGAATCCGTGGCCAACGTGAACCCTGAACTGTCCACGGTCAGCAAGGTGCGGCTGCACGGGCTAGACATGCTCTCCACCTCCGACGGTTGGGCCGTGGGGACCGGCACCTCCATCTTCCACCTGCAGGGCAATCGGTGGCAACAGCTGAGGGTGACGGGCCTGGCCCTCCCTGATCTGCACACCCTGCACGACGTCCAGATGCTGAGCCCGAGCGATGGCTGGGCGGTGGGGAGCGGGGGCAACATCCTACATTACGATGGCTCTCGGTGGCAGGTAGTGGCCAACATCACCTACAACCTGCCCGACACCGGCGTGTTCGTTGCCGCGCTGGCCACCGACAAAGGCTCCTACGCCGCGTCCGAGAGCGCCACCCTGACGGCAGAGGTCACCAACAGCGGCACCGCCCGGACGATCAGGGCGGCGGCGCGGCTGTACAACGCCCGCACCGGCGGCGCCCTGGGCGAGAGCACCTTGGCCGAGGCCCTGTCCCTCCCCACCGGAGCCAGCAGCCAGACCTGGTCCTTCCCCCTGGACCAGTTCGGGGCCTCGCTGGAGGGCAAGAGGGTGGGAATCGAGCTGCAGCTCCACGACGCCACCACGGGAACGCTCCTCGCCAGCCGGGAGACGGCGGTGAGCGTCAGCGACCAGACCGGGCCCTGCACTCCTGTGGGTCTGGCTGCCCACCCTGCAGATGGGCAAGTCCTCCTAACCTGGCAGCCTTGCTCCGACGATGACGTGTGGACCTACCGGATCTACTGGGACACTGCCGCCGACGCCTTGAACCAGTGGGTGGACGTGCCCGCCTCCACCGCCTGCCACACCGTCACCGGGCTGGAGAACCTCAAGCCCTATCACTTCGCCGTCGCAGCCATAGACCTGGCTGGACGCACGGGAGCGCGTTCCGCGGCAGTATCGGCAATGCCCGGCCTGAGGGCCTACTTGCCCCAGACGATGAGGTAGGGCGCGACCCGGGCACTCTTGCCCGGCTCCGCCACTGGTGCTAGATTCCATAAGCGGTCGCTTATGGATTGCATCTTCTTCCCCGATGCGCTTGCTCCGGCCCTGGCGCGGGCTCAGTTCGCCGCGTGTGCCCCCCGCCGGTTGCTGTGGCAGGGAAAAGGCCTTGCCCTGTGTGCCAGCGGTGTCGCCCCCGCCCGGCTGTACTTGACGGGAGTCTGCTCCGGTTGGCCCGTTCGCCCGCGCCTGGCGAGGAAGCACCCATTTCCGAGGAGGCTCCACCGTGACAAGCCATGTTGACCAGCCGCCGGCCATCGAGGCCAGCGGGCTCACCCGCGTCTATGGCGGCCCGAACGGCAGACACAGCGCTGTCCGCGCCGTGGATGGCATCTCCTTCGCCGTGGCCACTGGGGAGGTCTTCGGCTTCCTGGGCCCCAACGGTGCCGGGAAGACCACCACCATCCGCATGCTCACTGGCCTGTTGCGCCCTACCTCGGGCTGGGCTCGGGTGGCAGGGCACGACGCAGTGAGCGACCGGGTGCGCCTCAAGGCCGCTGTAGGGGTGGTGCCCGAGCGCTCCAACCTCTACGACGAGCTGACCGGTCGCGACAACCTGATCTTCATGGCCCAGCTCTATGGCCTGCCCCGCTCGCGCTGGCGTCCCAGAGCAGAAGAGCTGCTGCAGGAGTTCGGCCTGGAGGAGGCGGCCGGCCGGCGGTTCGCCTCCTACTCGCGGGGCATGAGGCGCCGGCTGGCCATCGCCGCCGCCTTGGTGCACCGCCCCCAGGTCCTGTTCCTGGACGAGCCCACCACCGG is from Anaerolineae bacterium and encodes:
- a CDS encoding ABC transporter ATP-binding protein, with amino-acid sequence MEASGLTRVYGGPNGRHSAVRAVDGISFAVATGEVFGFLGPNGAGKTTTIRMLTGLLRPTSGWARVAGHDAVSDRVRLKAAVGVVPERSNLYDELTGRDNLIFMAQLYGLPRSRWRPRAEELLQEFGLEEAAGRRFASYSRGMRRRLAIAAALVHRPQVLFLDEPTTGLDVMAARGLRQTIRRLNEGGTTVFLTTHLIHEAQELCHRVAILVQGQIRALDTPEALRRLAGQQPSLKVTFAGPADGVLEKLRRHPGVRLIEGGTAEVRISSPEPARAVIVLGEALAGEPVQVEDVHLEVPSLEDAFVHITGLDLTTMLQEKGSRRNQ
- a CDS encoding fibronectin type III domain-containing protein, with amino-acid sequence MRRANIGLGWVLLTSLLLTVGAPIEAQGDRDTWSLPEDFSSVQGQNQWYHYREYAGSFLPLVWDPYVNPLGYVGNCWSPQAGGSDSPRYLYIQGKDGAVVVQPGEHANVAIGWQAPRAGAVNITATMTAVSTRTEYPSWCAGCNDGIDLYIRHNAATVAGPAFVLHGSAEFQSNTLSATVNVAVGDFVYSYVDRLKWQDEDLAYANFTISYGEIEGVWQPFQAAEHVSNRLYDLAVVSSTQAWAVGSGGTILHYQVGMGHNIGTWTRVASPTVYDLHAVDMLSANEGWAVGQEGQILHYANGAWSVAESVANVNPELSTVSKVRLHGLDMLSTSDGWAVGTGTSIFHLQGNRWQQLRVTGLALPDLHTLHDVQMLSPSDGWAVGSGGNILHYDGSRWQVVANITYNLPDTGVFVAALATDKGSYAASESATLTAEVTNSGTARTIRAAARLYNARTGGALGESTLAEALSLPTGASSQTWSFPLDQFGASLEGKRVGIELQLHDATTGTLLASRETAVSVSDQTGPCTPVGLAAHPADGQVLLTWQPCSDDDVWTYRIYWDTAADALNQWVDVPASTACHTVTGLENLKPYHFAVAAIDLAGRTGARSAAVSAMPGLRAYLPQTMR